Proteins found in one Streptomyces sp. CB09001 genomic segment:
- a CDS encoding GPP34 family phosphoprotein codes for MPNGSLSLPARLCLLAWDPARSSAAETARVHHLVRAGALTELAQRGLLTDDEGIATPADLDSRTGDAVLDGLLELVRESLPHRWRTWVRLHARVTFDAVREQLVAEGYLRAEKKRVLGVFPSVEYVLARAVAARALREEARHLLEGPLPAGEVSERDAALAALAAAAGLGGPGRTAGGVRGRDRITELTRRCASAAPGMRKIVGEVWDEVSDETARAPVSARG; via the coding sequence GTGCCCAACGGCTCGCTCTCACTGCCGGCCCGGCTCTGCCTGCTGGCCTGGGACCCCGCGCGGTCCTCGGCGGCCGAGACCGCCCGCGTCCACCACCTGGTGCGCGCCGGTGCGCTCACCGAACTGGCCCAGCGCGGTCTGCTCACCGACGACGAGGGCATCGCCACCCCCGCCGACCTGGACTCCCGCACCGGGGACGCCGTCCTCGACGGCCTCCTCGAACTCGTCCGCGAGTCGCTGCCGCACCGGTGGCGCACCTGGGTGCGGCTGCATGCCCGGGTCACCTTCGACGCCGTGCGGGAGCAGTTGGTGGCCGAGGGGTACCTGCGGGCCGAGAAGAAGCGGGTGCTCGGGGTGTTCCCGTCCGTGGAGTACGTGCTCGCGCGGGCAGTCGCCGCGCGGGCGCTGCGGGAGGAGGCGCGACACCTGCTGGAAGGGCCGCTGCCGGCCGGGGAGGTCTCCGAACGGGACGCGGCCCTGGCCGCGCTGGCGGCCGCCGCCGGACTGGGCGGGCCCGGGCGCACGGCGGGCGGGGTCCGCGGACGGGACCGGATCACGGAACTGACCCGGCGGTGCGCGAGCGCGGCACCCGGCATGCGGAAGATCGTGGGCGAGGTGTGGGACGAGGTGAGCGACGAGACGGCCCGGGCACCGGTGTCCGCGCGCGGCTGA
- a CDS encoding SsgA family sporulation/cell division regulator, with the protein MSTVIDQPVEARLVAAAPRMPNIPATLHYDRADPFAVRMTFPAPATLEGVEVCWTFSRELLIAGMQEPNGHGDVRVRPYGYDRTVLEFHAPEGTAVIHVRSGELRRFLHAAGELVPVGLEHLQLDLDHDLAELMRGSW; encoded by the coding sequence TTGTCCACCGTCATCGATCAGCCCGTCGAGGCGCGTCTCGTCGCCGCCGCGCCGCGCATGCCGAACATCCCCGCCACCCTGCACTACGACCGCGCCGACCCGTTCGCCGTCCGCATGACCTTCCCGGCCCCGGCGACCCTTGAGGGCGTGGAGGTCTGCTGGACCTTCTCCCGCGAACTGCTCATCGCCGGGATGCAGGAGCCGAACGGCCACGGCGACGTCCGGGTGCGCCCGTACGGGTACGACCGCACCGTCCTGGAGTTCCACGCGCCCGAGGGCACCGCCGTGATCCATGTCCGCTCGGGCGAGCTGCGCCGGTTCCTGCACGCGGCCGGCGAGCTGGTGCCGGTGGGTCTTGAGCACCTCCAGCTGGACCTGGACCACGACCTGGCGGAGCTGATGCGCGGGAGCTGGTGA
- a CDS encoding ATP-binding cassette domain-containing protein, translating into MSTSPTSLSCTSLSFAWPDGTAVFDGLDVAFGPGRTGLVGLNGAGKSTLLKLIAGRLTPADGTVRVAGEVGYLPQNVTLDTALRVDEALGIDGRRAALHAIEAGDVSEEHFETVGDDWDVEERALATLGELGLGHIGLDRTVGEVSGGESVLLRLAALLLRRPDVLLLDEPTNNLDVYARRRLYAAVESWPGVMVVVSHDRELLERVDQIADLRSGSVTWYGGNLTAYEEALAVEQEAAERMVRVAESDLRRQKRELADAQVVLARRRRYGQKMYDTKREPRAVMKLRARTAQQSAGKYRIMHEEKLAGAKERLDDAVEAVRDDDEIRVDLPYTAVPPGRTVLTLRALEMAYGARVAGGLDLHGPERIALVGRNGAGKTTLLRTVAGELAPVAGEATAHVPLRFLPQRLDVLDDALSVAENVARFAPGATNNRIRARLARFLFRGARADQQAATLSGGERFRAALAALMLAEPAPQLLMLDEPTNNLDMASVRQLTSALEAYEGALLVASHDLPFLESLGITHWLLLEEGELKEITPEAVGYSV; encoded by the coding sequence ATGTCTACTTCCCCCACTTCTCTCTCCTGTACGTCCCTGTCCTTCGCCTGGCCCGACGGCACCGCCGTCTTCGACGGGCTGGACGTCGCCTTCGGCCCCGGCAGGACCGGCCTCGTCGGCCTCAACGGCGCCGGGAAGTCCACCCTGTTGAAGCTGATCGCCGGGCGGCTCACCCCGGCCGACGGCACCGTCCGGGTGGCCGGCGAGGTGGGCTACCTGCCGCAGAACGTCACGCTCGACACCGCGCTGCGGGTCGACGAGGCGCTCGGCATCGACGGCCGGCGGGCCGCGCTGCACGCCATCGAGGCGGGTGACGTGAGCGAGGAGCACTTCGAGACCGTCGGCGACGACTGGGACGTCGAGGAGCGCGCGCTGGCCACGCTCGGCGAGCTGGGCCTGGGCCACATCGGCCTGGACCGCACCGTCGGCGAGGTGTCGGGCGGCGAGTCGGTGCTGCTGCGGCTGGCCGCGCTGCTGCTGCGCCGGCCCGACGTGCTGCTCCTGGACGAGCCGACCAACAACCTCGACGTGTACGCCCGCAGGCGGCTGTACGCGGCCGTCGAGTCCTGGCCGGGGGTGATGGTCGTGGTCAGCCACGACCGTGAGCTGCTGGAACGGGTCGACCAGATCGCCGACCTGCGTTCCGGATCGGTCACCTGGTACGGCGGCAACCTCACAGCCTACGAGGAGGCGCTCGCCGTGGAGCAGGAGGCGGCCGAGCGGATGGTCCGGGTCGCCGAGTCGGACCTGCGCAGGCAGAAGCGTGAACTGGCCGACGCCCAGGTCGTCCTGGCCCGGCGCAGGCGCTACGGGCAGAAGATGTACGACACCAAGCGCGAGCCCCGTGCGGTGATGAAGCTGCGGGCCCGGACGGCCCAGCAGTCCGCGGGCAAGTACCGGATCATGCACGAGGAGAAGCTCGCCGGGGCGAAGGAGCGGCTCGACGACGCGGTGGAGGCCGTGCGGGACGACGACGAGATCCGCGTCGACCTGCCGTACACGGCCGTACCGCCGGGCCGGACCGTGCTGACCCTGCGGGCGCTGGAGATGGCGTACGGCGCCCGGGTGGCGGGCGGTCTCGATCTGCACGGTCCCGAGCGGATCGCGCTGGTCGGGCGCAACGGCGCGGGCAAGACCACGCTGCTGCGCACCGTCGCCGGGGAGCTGGCGCCGGTGGCGGGCGAGGCGACGGCGCACGTGCCGCTGCGGTTCCTGCCGCAGCGCCTGGACGTCCTCGACGACGCGCTGAGCGTCGCGGAGAACGTGGCCCGGTTCGCGCCGGGCGCCACCAACAACCGGATCCGGGCGCGGCTGGCACGCTTCCTGTTCCGGGGTGCCCGTGCCGACCAGCAGGCGGCGACGCTGTCCGGCGGCGAACGCTTCCGGGCGGCGCTGGCGGCGCTGATGCTGGCCGAGCCCGCGCCGCAGCTGCTGATGCTGGACGAGCCGACCAACAACCTGGACATGGCGAGCGTGCGGCAGCTCACCAGCGCGCTGGAGGCGTACGAGGGGGCGCTGCTCGTGGCCAGCCACGACCTGCCGTTCCTGGAGTCGCTCGGCATCACGCACTGGCTGCTGCTGGAGGAGGGAGAACTGAAGGAAATCACGCCGGAAGCTGTCGGGTATTCCGTCTAG